The following coding sequences are from one Rattus norvegicus strain BN/NHsdMcwi chromosome 11, GRCr8, whole genome shotgun sequence window:
- the LOC134481125 gene encoding Y-linked testis-specific protein 1-like, producing MKKRMCLSRMSTPSFQERRRRRPSPQALGNIVGCRIFHGWKEGDEPVTQWKAVVLDQLPTNPSLYLVKYDGIDCVYGLELHSDERILKLKVLTPKVVFPQVKDAHLASAMVGRAVEHKFEGKHGSKDNWRGVVPSQVLIMKDWFYITYEKDTVLYIYQLLDDYAEGNLSIISENPPAEVKSDVDSDILTGQCVQFTRSDGSKQIDKVIYQVLAKPSV from the coding sequence atgaagaagaggatgtgtCTGAgtaggatgagcacaccatccttccaggagcggaggaggaggaggccttctccccaggccctggggaacattgtgggctgcagaatttttcacggatggaaggaaggtgatgagcccgtcacaCAATGGAAGGCcgtcgttctagatcaactgccaacaaatccctctctctatctggtcaagtatgatggaattgattgtgtctatggactggaacttcacagtgatgagaggattttaaagcttaaggtcttgactccCAAAgttgtgtttcctcaagtgaaagatgcccatctcgccagtgccatggttggccgagctgtggagcataaatttgagggcaaacatggttCTAAGGataactggaggggggtggtcccatcccaggtgctgatcatgaaggactggttttacatcacctacgagaaagatacagtcctatacatctaccagctcttggatgattacgcagaaggtaacctcAGTATCATTTCAGAgaatcctccagcagaggtgaagtctgacgttgacagcgacatcttaaccggtcaatgtgtgcagttcaccagaagcgacgggtccaaacagatcgacaaagtcatttaccaagttctagccaagccttctgtgtag